The following proteins are co-located in the Pseudomonas cavernae genome:
- a CDS encoding ABCB family ABC transporter ATP-binding protein/permease, which yields MTALDDKSAPQPARSADDAPAGAAEDQEAGAAPVARAASARGDFAVVAALLPYLRPYAGRIALALALIFAAKLVNLYVPVALKQIVDGLNVAPSLLMLPVGLLLAYGASRIGVTLFSELRQVVFARVMARASRQITLQVFRHLHGLSLKFHLGRRTGGVARDVERGGSAISELLDWTLYTIVPTLLEVLLVTVVLVWAYDWGFAFITLGTLLAYGLWTLAVTEWRTRFYRAAVEADTRANERAVDSLLNYETVKYFNNEAHEAARYDENLRHLENARVKATKSLALLNLGQTAVVALGVTAMMWRAAAGVVSGELTIGDLVLVNAYLLQLSAPLFVLGMMYREVKQALTNMERLFGLLDQRQDVQDAPDAKPLVTSRPRVRFDNVHFGYDPRREILHGVDFEIPPGGTVAVVGHSGSGKSTLARLLYRFYDVDGGHIRIDGQDLRELTQASVRGAIAIVPQDTVLFNDSIYYNIRYGRPEASREEIEAAARAAHIHEFILRLPDGYETEVGERGLKLSGGEKQRVAIARALLKNPAILIFDEATSALDSKSEKAIQAALERIQVGRTTLVIAHRLSTVMAADRILVLDAGRIIESGSHRELLAAGGSYAQMWRLQQQEPAAESPRPEQPG from the coding sequence ATGACTGCGCTCGACGATAAGTCGGCGCCGCAGCCCGCCCGCTCCGCCGACGATGCGCCAGCCGGCGCCGCCGAGGACCAGGAAGCCGGCGCCGCGCCGGTCGCACGCGCGGCCAGCGCCCGTGGCGACTTCGCGGTGGTCGCCGCGTTGCTGCCCTATCTGCGCCCCTACGCCGGGCGCATCGCGCTGGCGCTGGCGCTGATCTTCGCCGCCAAGCTGGTCAACCTGTACGTCCCGGTCGCCCTCAAACAGATAGTCGATGGGCTGAATGTCGCGCCCAGCCTGCTGATGCTGCCGGTCGGCCTGCTGCTCGCCTACGGCGCCTCGCGCATCGGCGTCACCCTGTTCAGCGAACTGCGCCAGGTGGTGTTCGCCCGCGTCATGGCGCGCGCCTCGCGGCAGATCACCCTGCAGGTGTTCCGCCATCTGCACGGCCTGAGCCTGAAGTTCCACCTCGGCCGCCGTACCGGCGGTGTGGCCCGCGACGTCGAGCGCGGCGGCAGCGCGATCTCCGAGCTGCTGGACTGGACGCTCTACACCATAGTGCCGACCCTGCTCGAGGTGCTGCTGGTGACCGTGGTGCTGGTCTGGGCCTACGACTGGGGCTTCGCCTTCATCACCCTGGGCACCCTGCTGGCCTACGGCCTGTGGACCCTGGCCGTGACTGAGTGGCGCACGCGCTTCTACCGCGCCGCGGTGGAGGCCGATACTCGCGCCAACGAACGCGCGGTGGACTCGCTGCTCAACTACGAGACGGTCAAGTACTTCAACAACGAGGCGCACGAGGCGGCGCGCTACGACGAGAATCTGCGCCACCTGGAGAACGCCCGGGTCAAGGCGACCAAGTCGCTGGCGCTGCTCAATCTCGGCCAGACCGCAGTGGTCGCCCTCGGCGTCACGGCCATGATGTGGCGGGCCGCCGCCGGCGTGGTGAGCGGCGAGCTGACCATCGGCGACCTGGTGCTGGTCAACGCCTACCTGCTGCAACTGTCGGCGCCGCTGTTCGTGCTGGGCATGATGTACCGCGAGGTGAAACAGGCGCTGACCAATATGGAGCGGCTGTTCGGCCTGCTCGATCAACGCCAGGACGTGCAGGACGCGCCGGACGCCAAGCCGCTGGTGACCAGCCGGCCGCGGGTGCGCTTCGACAACGTGCACTTCGGCTACGACCCGCGCCGGGAGATCCTGCATGGGGTGGATTTCGAGATCCCGCCCGGCGGCACCGTGGCGGTGGTCGGCCATTCGGGCTCGGGCAAGTCGACCCTGGCGCGCCTGCTGTACCGCTTCTACGACGTCGACGGCGGGCACATCCGCATCGACGGCCAGGATCTGCGCGAGCTGACCCAGGCCTCGGTGCGCGGCGCCATCGCCATAGTTCCGCAGGACACCGTGCTGTTCAACGACAGCATCTACTACAACATCCGCTACGGCCGCCCCGAGGCCAGCCGCGAGGAGATCGAGGCCGCCGCGCGCGCCGCGCATATCCACGAGTTCATCCTGCGCCTGCCGGATGGCTACGAGACCGAGGTCGGCGAGCGCGGCCTCAAGCTGTCCGGCGGCGAGAAGCAGCGCGTGGCGATCGCCCGCGCCCTGCTGAAGAACCCGGCGATCCTGATCTTCGACGAGGCCACCTCGGCGCTCGACTCCAAGTCGGAGAAGGCCATCCAGGCCGCGCTCGAGCGCATCCAGGTCGGCCGCACCACATTGGTGATCGCCCATCGGCTGTCCACGGTGATGGCTGCCGACCGCATCCTGGTGCTGGACGCCGGCCGCATCATCGAAAGCGGCAGCCACCGCGAGTTGCTGGCGGCCGGCGGCAGCTACGCGCAGATGTGGCGGCTGCAACAGCAGGAGCCTGCCGCCGAATCGCCGCGGCCTGAACAGCCCGGGTAA
- a CDS encoding lipocalin-like domain-containing protein, which produces MNASLRLMLLAGLLLGACDAEPPPAEGFAGLGGAAAGFAQVTPGRAFSFPADHGAHPDYRIEWWYVTANLEDEQGRAWGVQWTLFRSALQPGSTSEGWSNQNLWMGHAGLTGPYGHRSAETFARGGIGQAGVDASPFKAWIDDWQFSSRKPANAGLGELDLHAKGGAFSYRLRLLSSRPPVLHGERGFSQKSGLGQASYYYSQPFFQAQGTIQLQGRSYRVKGPAWLDREWTSQYLAPDQRGWDWFSLHLDTGEKLMLFQLRHADGAHYRAGTWISASGQPRALASQDIVMTPLQYSRVAGRRLPTRWSLRIASEGFAISSTPVQENAWMDTRFPYWEGPIRFSGSHQGVGYLELTGY; this is translated from the coding sequence ATGAACGCTAGCCTGCGCCTGATGCTCCTCGCGGGCTTGCTGCTCGGCGCCTGCGATGCCGAACCGCCGCCGGCCGAGGGCTTTGCCGGGCTCGGCGGCGCCGCGGCGGGCTTTGCCCAGGTGACCCCGGGCCGGGCCTTCAGCTTCCCGGCCGATCACGGCGCGCACCCGGATTACCGCATCGAATGGTGGTATGTGACGGCCAATCTGGAGGATGAGCAGGGCCGTGCCTGGGGCGTGCAGTGGACGCTGTTCCGCAGTGCCTTGCAGCCCGGCTCCACGAGTGAGGGTTGGAGCAACCAGAACCTGTGGATGGGCCATGCCGGGCTGACCGGCCCATACGGCCATCGCTCCGCGGAAACCTTCGCCCGCGGCGGCATCGGCCAGGCCGGCGTCGACGCCTCGCCCTTCAAGGCCTGGATCGACGATTGGCAGTTCAGCAGCCGCAAGCCGGCGAACGCGGGGCTGGGCGAGCTGGATCTGCACGCCAAGGGCGGCGCCTTCAGCTATCGCCTGCGCCTGCTCAGCAGCCGCCCGCCGGTGCTGCACGGCGAGCGGGGCTTCAGCCAGAAGTCCGGACTGGGGCAGGCGTCCTACTACTACAGCCAGCCGTTCTTCCAGGCCCAGGGCACCATCCAGTTGCAAGGCCGCTCGTACCGAGTAAAGGGCCCGGCCTGGCTAGACCGTGAGTGGACCAGCCAGTACCTGGCGCCCGACCAGCGCGGCTGGGACTGGTTCTCCCTGCATCTGGATACGGGCGAGAAGCTCATGCTGTTCCAGCTGCGCCATGCCGACGGCGCCCACTACCGCGCCGGCACCTGGATCAGCGCCAGCGGCCAGCCCCGCGCGCTGGCTAGCCAGGACATCGTCATGACCCCCTTGCAGTACAGCCGGGTCGCCGGCCGTCGGCTACCGACCCGCTGGTCGCTGCGCATCGCCAGCGAGGGCTTCGCCATCAGCAGCACGCCGGTGCAGGAAAATGCCTGGATGGATACCCGCTTCCCCTACTGGGAGGGGCCCATCCGTTTCAGTGGCAGCCATCAGGGCGTGGGCTACCTGGAGCTGACGGGGTATTGA
- a CDS encoding gamma-glutamyl-gamma-aminobutyrate hydrolase family protein: MSCVPIVAVSACSKQLGLHPFHIVGDKYVRAVVQGAGALPLVVPALAELIDIPTLLASVDGLLLTGSPSNVEPQHYQGRPSAPGTLHDPARDASNLPLIEAALRAGVPLLAICRGFQELNVALGGSLHQCVHEVGRYADHREPAEQPLEVQYAARQALLVQPGGLLEAMGLAAQIQVNSIHGQGIDRLAEGLRVEALAPDGLIEAVSVIDAQAFALGVQFHPEWQVRNHPDYLAIFQAFGAACRQRAAQRCA; encoded by the coding sequence ATGTCCTGCGTCCCCATCGTGGCGGTCAGCGCCTGCAGCAAACAGCTGGGCCTGCACCCCTTCCATATCGTCGGCGACAAGTACGTCAGGGCCGTGGTCCAGGGCGCCGGCGCCCTGCCGCTGGTGGTGCCGGCCCTGGCCGAGCTGATCGACATTCCGACCCTGCTCGCTAGCGTCGACGGCCTGCTGCTCACCGGCTCGCCGTCGAATGTCGAACCCCAGCATTACCAGGGCCGGCCCAGTGCCCCCGGCACCCTGCACGACCCGGCCCGCGACGCCAGCAACCTGCCGCTGATCGAGGCGGCGCTGCGCGCCGGTGTGCCGCTGTTGGCGATCTGCCGCGGCTTCCAGGAACTCAACGTGGCGCTGGGCGGCAGCCTGCACCAGTGCGTGCACGAGGTCGGCCGCTATGCCGATCACCGCGAGCCCGCCGAGCAGCCGCTGGAGGTGCAGTACGCCGCACGCCAGGCGCTGCTGGTGCAGCCCGGCGGCCTGCTCGAGGCCATGGGCCTGGCCGCCCAGATACAGGTCAACTCGATCCATGGCCAGGGCATCGACCGCCTGGCCGAGGGCCTGCGCGTCGAGGCTCTGGCCCCGGACGGGCTGATCGAAGCCGTGTCGGTGATCGATGCTCAGGCCTTCGCCCTCGGCGTGCAATTCCACCCCGAGTGGCAGGTGCGCAACCACCCCGACTACCTGGCGATTTTCCAGGCCTTCGGCGCCGCCTGCCGCCAGCGCGCCGCGCAGCGTTGCGCCTAA
- a CDS encoding aldehyde dehydrogenase, which produces MTLSLADWQAKAQALTIEGRAFIHGAYRAAVSGATFECISPVDGCRLGLVASCDLADAELAVQDARKTFESGVWSRLAPVKRKAVMIRFAELIEQHGEELALLETLDMGKPIADALSVDVPGAARAIRWSGEAIDKIYDEVAATPHDELGLVTREAIGVVAAIVPWNFPLLMSCWKLGPALASGNSVILKPSEKSPLTAIRIAQLATEAGIPKGVFNVLPGYGHTVGKALALHMDVDCLVFTGSTKIAKQLMVYAGESNMKRVWLEAGGKSPNIVFADAPDLKAAAEAAASAIAFNQGEVCTAGSRLLVERSIKAQFLPMVIEALKGWKPGNPLDPQTNVGALVDSQQLNTVLSYIEAGHADGAKLVAGGRRTLEETGGVYVEPTIFDGVSNAMRIAREEIFGPVLSVITFEDAEEAVRIANDSPFGLAAAVWTSNLSKAHLTAKALRAGSVWINQYDGGDMTAPFGGFKQSGNGRDKSLHAFDKYTELKATWIKL; this is translated from the coding sequence ATGACCCTTTCCCTCGCCGACTGGCAAGCCAAAGCCCAGGCCCTAACCATCGAAGGCCGCGCCTTTATTCACGGCGCCTATCGCGCGGCGGTGTCCGGCGCCACCTTCGAGTGCATCAGTCCGGTCGACGGCTGCCGGCTCGGCCTGGTGGCCAGCTGCGACCTCGCCGACGCCGAACTGGCGGTGCAGGATGCGCGCAAGACCTTCGAATCCGGCGTCTGGTCACGCCTGGCGCCGGTCAAGCGCAAGGCCGTGATGATCCGCTTCGCCGAGCTGATCGAGCAGCACGGCGAGGAACTGGCCCTGCTGGAAACCCTGGACATGGGCAAACCCATTGCTGACGCTTTGAGTGTCGATGTGCCCGGCGCCGCCCGCGCCATCCGCTGGAGCGGCGAGGCGATCGACAAGATCTACGACGAAGTGGCCGCCACTCCGCACGACGAGCTGGGCTTGGTGACCCGCGAGGCGATCGGCGTGGTCGCCGCCATCGTGCCGTGGAACTTCCCGCTGCTGATGAGCTGCTGGAAGCTCGGTCCGGCGCTGGCCAGCGGCAACTCGGTGATCCTCAAGCCGTCGGAAAAATCGCCGCTGACCGCCATCCGCATCGCCCAGCTGGCCACCGAGGCCGGGATTCCCAAGGGCGTGTTCAACGTCCTGCCCGGCTACGGCCACACCGTCGGCAAGGCGCTGGCGCTGCACATGGACGTCGACTGCCTGGTGTTCACCGGCTCGACCAAGATCGCCAAACAGCTGATGGTCTACGCCGGCGAGTCGAACATGAAGCGCGTGTGGCTGGAAGCCGGCGGCAAGAGCCCAAACATCGTGTTCGCCGACGCCCCGGACCTGAAAGCCGCCGCCGAGGCCGCCGCCAGCGCCATCGCCTTCAACCAGGGCGAGGTGTGCACCGCCGGTTCGCGCCTGCTGGTCGAGCGCTCGATCAAGGCGCAGTTCCTGCCCATGGTGATCGAGGCGCTGAAGGGCTGGAAGCCGGGCAATCCGCTGGACCCGCAAACCAACGTCGGCGCGCTGGTCGACAGCCAGCAGCTGAACACCGTGCTGTCCTACATCGAGGCCGGCCACGCCGATGGCGCCAAGCTGGTGGCCGGCGGCAGGCGCACCCTGGAGGAGACCGGCGGCGTGTATGTCGAGCCGACCATCTTCGACGGCGTCAGCAACGCCATGCGCATCGCCCGCGAGGAAATCTTCGGCCCGGTGCTGTCGGTGATCACCTTCGAGGACGCCGAGGAAGCCGTGCGCATCGCCAACGACAGCCCCTTCGGCCTGGCCGCGGCGGTGTGGACCAGCAACCTGTCCAAGGCCCACCTGACCGCCAAGGCGCTGCGCGCCGGCAGCGTGTGGATCAACCAGTACGACGGCGGCGACATGACCGCGCCGTTCGGCGGCTTCAAGCAGTCGGGCAACGGCCGCGACAAGTCGCTGCATGCGTTCGACAAGTACACCGAACTGAAGGCCACCTGGATCAAGCTCTGA
- a CDS encoding glutamine synthetase family protein gives MHFAPETEAQAFLANNPDIELFELFILDANGVPRGKLLHRDELLAVYQSGRPLPSTILGLTLGGDDVENSGLVWDVGDIDCRAYPLAGSLVRLPWRKVPTAAVQVSMHPSEGLPATIADPRHVLIKVIDALAAAGYHPVMACELEFYLLDARNDANGRPQPALDADGGRPRQTQVYGLRELEQLEPFLADLYAACKAQGIPARTAISEYAPGQVEITLEHGPALQAMDQAVRYKRLVKGIAHAHGMRACFMAKPFDDLAGTGMHMHVSLADESGANLFASEDKAGTPLLRQAVGGMLESLLDSLLLFCPNANSYRRFQANSYAPLAPTWGVDNRTVSLRVPGGPANTRHVEHRICGADANPYLAAAAILAASHRGIRERLDPGAPVEGNGYAQATTLLPTDWLSSLSALERSNWAREAFGPEFLGVYLAVKQAEYRQFMAEVGEQDWRWYLTQT, from the coding sequence ATGCACTTCGCCCCCGAAACCGAAGCCCAGGCATTTCTGGCAAACAACCCCGATATCGAGCTGTTCGAGCTGTTCATCCTCGACGCCAACGGCGTGCCACGCGGCAAGCTGCTGCATCGTGATGAGCTGCTGGCCGTCTACCAGAGCGGCCGGCCGCTGCCCAGCACCATCCTCGGCCTGACCCTCGGCGGCGACGATGTGGAAAACAGCGGGCTGGTCTGGGACGTCGGCGATATCGACTGCCGCGCCTACCCGCTGGCCGGCAGCCTGGTGCGCCTGCCGTGGCGCAAGGTGCCGACCGCCGCCGTGCAGGTCAGCATGCACCCGAGCGAAGGACTGCCGGCGACCATCGCCGACCCGCGCCATGTACTGATCAAGGTCATCGACGCGCTCGCGGCCGCTGGCTACCACCCGGTGATGGCCTGCGAGCTGGAGTTCTACCTGCTCGATGCCCGCAACGATGCCAACGGTCGGCCGCAGCCGGCGCTGGACGCCGATGGCGGCCGGCCGCGGCAGACCCAGGTCTATGGCCTGCGCGAGCTGGAGCAGCTCGAGCCGTTCCTCGCCGACCTCTACGCCGCCTGCAAGGCCCAGGGCATTCCGGCGCGCACGGCGATTTCCGAATACGCCCCCGGCCAGGTGGAAATCACCCTGGAGCACGGTCCCGCGCTGCAAGCCATGGATCAGGCGGTGCGCTACAAGCGCCTGGTCAAGGGCATTGCCCATGCCCACGGCATGCGCGCCTGCTTCATGGCCAAGCCCTTCGACGACCTCGCCGGCACCGGCATGCACATGCACGTCAGCCTGGCCGACGAGAGCGGCGCCAACCTGTTCGCCAGCGAGGACAAGGCCGGCACGCCGCTGCTGCGCCAGGCGGTGGGCGGCATGCTCGAATCGCTGCTGGACTCGCTGCTGCTGTTCTGCCCCAACGCCAACTCCTACCGGCGCTTCCAGGCCAACAGCTACGCGCCGCTGGCGCCGACCTGGGGCGTCGACAACCGCACCGTGAGCCTGCGCGTGCCGGGCGGCCCGGCCAACACCCGGCATGTGGAGCATCGCATCTGCGGCGCCGACGCCAACCCCTACCTGGCTGCGGCGGCCATCCTCGCGGCCAGCCATCGCGGCATCCGCGAACGCCTCGATCCCGGTGCGCCGGTGGAAGGCAACGGCTACGCCCAGGCCACCACCCTGCTGCCCACCGACTGGCTCAGCTCGCTGAGCGCCCTCGAACGCTCGAACTGGGCCCGCGAGGCCTTCGGCCCCGAGTTCCTCGGCGTCTATCTGGCGGTCAAGCAGGCTGAATACCGTCAATTCATGGCCGAAGTCGGCGAGCAGGACTGGCGCTGGTATCTCACTCAAACGTGA
- a CDS encoding cupin domain-containing protein: MSVTRIIDFSQQQTAAEPCQPKPERLLSGSPKQTIQNHYASSCGQFNAGVWESGAGRWKVSYSEHEYCEILSGSALIYDGSGHVKVVHAGDRFVIPAGFSGIWEVLENCRKVYVMFEQN, encoded by the coding sequence ATGTCCGTAACCCGCATCATCGACTTCTCCCAACAACAAACCGCTGCCGAACCTTGCCAGCCCAAGCCCGAAAGGCTGCTTAGCGGCAGCCCCAAACAGACCATTCAAAACCATTACGCCAGCAGCTGCGGACAGTTCAATGCGGGGGTATGGGAGAGCGGAGCCGGGCGCTGGAAAGTGTCCTACTCCGAGCACGAATACTGCGAAATACTCAGCGGCTCCGCCTTGATTTATGACGGCAGCGGCCATGTGAAAGTCGTTCACGCCGGTGATCGATTTGTCATTCCGGCAGGGTTTTCCGGCATCTGGGAGGTCCTAGAAAACTGCCGCAAGGTCTATGTAATGTTCGAACAGAATTAG
- a CDS encoding Lrp/AsnC family transcriptional regulator, with translation MSISTLDPLDFEIVRELQEDGRRAFREVARNLSVPEATIRTRVKRLQDQGIVQILAFTNPSKLGHAKLALLFVNVAPQDHDRAVDTLGRWPEVSYLSTTMGTADICVQVLCRDDDSLWALQQRVRSLPGIRDVRTLQEVKVHKIRFTIPPADSEG, from the coding sequence ATGTCTATTTCGACCCTCGATCCACTGGACTTCGAAATCGTCCGCGAGCTGCAGGAAGACGGCCGCCGTGCGTTCCGCGAAGTCGCGCGCAACCTCTCGGTTCCGGAGGCCACCATCCGCACGCGGGTCAAGCGCCTGCAAGACCAGGGCATCGTGCAGATCCTGGCGTTCACCAACCCGTCCAAGCTGGGGCATGCCAAGCTGGCGCTGCTGTTCGTCAACGTGGCGCCGCAGGATCACGACCGGGCGGTCGATACCCTGGGCCGCTGGCCGGAGGTCAGCTACCTGTCGACCACCATGGGCACCGCGGATATCTGCGTGCAGGTGCTGTGCCGCGACGACGATAGCCTGTGGGCGCTGCAGCAACGGGTGCGCAGCCTGCCTGGCATTCGCGACGTGAGGACGCTGCAGGAGGTGAAGGTGCACAAGATCCGTTTCACCATTCCGCCGGCCGACTCCGAAGGCTGA
- a CDS encoding NAD(P)/FAD-dependent oxidoreductase: MTAALNPVIPAAERAPSYYSATLKHETDYPALQGEVSVDVAIIGGGFTGVASAVELAERGLKVALIETHKIGWGASGRNGGQVTSSLSGDEAMRKQMRKSLGAEVDDFIWRLRWRGQEIIESRVAKYGIACDLKHGHLHAAMKPAHLHELRSFHDEAQRRGLGDSVSLLDRAGVRAHLASDQYLGALKNTRNLHLHPLNLCIGEARAAESLGALIFEHSEVLDIVHGPRPAVITAQGRINARQVLLAGDVYHKLEARQLKGLIFPAMGGIVTTAPLGDLAKQLNPQDLAVYDCRFVLDYYRMTADGRLLFGGGANYSGRDSRDIAAELRPCIERTFPQLKGVDIEFQWSCAMGIVMNRIPQLGKLSDHVWYCQGYSGHGVATSHIMGEIMAEAITGSLARFDTFAACKHIKVPLGDIFGNPMLAAGMWYYQLLEKLR; encoded by the coding sequence ATGACTGCTGCACTGAACCCCGTCATCCCCGCCGCCGAGCGGGCGCCGTCCTACTACAGCGCGACCCTCAAGCATGAGACCGACTACCCCGCCCTGCAGGGTGAAGTCAGCGTCGACGTCGCCATCATCGGTGGCGGTTTCACCGGCGTGGCCAGTGCCGTGGAACTGGCCGAGCGCGGCCTCAAGGTCGCCCTGATCGAGACCCACAAGATCGGCTGGGGCGCCAGCGGCCGCAACGGCGGCCAGGTCACCAGCAGCCTGTCCGGCGACGAGGCGATGCGCAAACAGATGCGCAAGTCGCTCGGCGCGGAGGTGGACGACTTCATCTGGCGCCTGCGCTGGCGCGGCCAGGAAATCATCGAGTCGCGAGTCGCCAAGTACGGCATCGCCTGCGACCTCAAGCACGGCCATCTGCACGCGGCGATGAAGCCCGCCCATCTGCACGAGCTGCGCAGCTTCCATGACGAGGCCCAGCGCCGCGGCCTGGGCGACAGCGTGAGCCTGCTCGACCGCGCCGGGGTCCGCGCCCACCTGGCCAGCGACCAGTACCTGGGCGCGCTGAAGAACACCCGCAACCTGCACCTGCACCCGCTCAACCTGTGCATCGGCGAGGCGCGCGCGGCAGAAAGCCTGGGCGCACTGATCTTCGAACACTCCGAGGTGCTGGACATCGTCCACGGGCCGCGCCCGGCGGTGATCACCGCGCAGGGCCGGATCAACGCCAGGCAAGTGCTGCTGGCCGGCGACGTCTACCACAAGCTCGAAGCGCGCCAGCTCAAGGGCCTGATCTTCCCGGCCATGGGCGGCATCGTCACCACCGCGCCGCTGGGCGACCTGGCCAAGCAGCTCAACCCGCAGGACCTGGCCGTCTACGACTGCCGTTTCGTCCTCGACTACTACCGCATGACCGCCGACGGCCGCCTGCTGTTCGGCGGCGGCGCCAACTATTCCGGGCGCGACTCACGGGACATCGCCGCCGAACTGCGCCCCTGCATCGAACGCACCTTCCCGCAGCTCAAGGGCGTGGACATCGAGTTCCAGTGGAGCTGCGCCATGGGCATAGTGATGAACCGCATCCCCCAGCTCGGCAAGCTGTCGGACCACGTCTGGTACTGCCAGGGCTATTCGGGGCACGGCGTGGCCACCAGCCACATCATGGGCGAGATCATGGCCGAGGCGATCACCGGCAGCCTCGCCCGCTTCGATACCTTCGCCGCCTGCAAGCACATCAAGGTGCCGCTGGGCGACATCTTCGGCAACCCGATGCTGGCGGCCGGCATGTGGTACTACCAGCTGCTCGAAAAGCTGCGCTGA